From one Cyanobacteria bacterium GSL.Bin1 genomic stretch:
- the pxcA gene encoding proton extrusion protein PcxA — translation MELSRVFRNLKQWFSDPPEKILEQAYRAALMIKVIEDEYFEQQPVQPENASYSEQVIAYFQNEVNQNLQVAKTKLKQFKSSRSFIQWSSQDFPRNKYFKNSAVILEKLNFVESVIFHYENQGNSKKKANGKSNLTVDAQESSGRSVKFSYEEKSEKSPIKEQTSSSTERSRNISDETSVLPRSLLRTLNRIKREIDPKSSEAEEEVVKTFRTSRDKTAISIRFLLILIIVPLLTHQITKTFVIAPIIETYFIHEEQQVLFINRDFEEEALMELQHFEETLRFQEMLGIKPELSDEEMEKKVKEKAVEIAHEYRHRSTNAIENIIADLCSVIAFGAVIYFSKEQIAVLKSFIDEFIYGLSDSAKAFIIILSTDMFVGYHSPHGWEVILEEIGRHFGLPENREFNFLFIATFPVILDTIFKYWIFRYLNRISPSAVATYRNMNE, via the coding sequence ATGGAGCTTTCGAGAGTGTTTCGTAACTTAAAGCAATGGTTTTCTGATCCCCCAGAAAAGATTTTAGAGCAAGCCTACCGTGCTGCTTTGATGATCAAAGTCATCGAAGATGAATATTTTGAGCAGCAGCCAGTTCAGCCTGAAAATGCATCTTATTCTGAACAAGTGATCGCTTACTTTCAAAATGAAGTTAATCAAAACTTGCAAGTTGCCAAAACTAAGCTTAAACAGTTTAAAAGCAGTCGCTCTTTTATTCAATGGTCATCCCAAGATTTCCCCCGCAATAAATACTTTAAAAATTCTGCGGTTATTTTAGAGAAATTAAACTTTGTTGAATCGGTGATTTTTCACTATGAAAATCAGGGTAATTCTAAAAAGAAAGCCAATGGCAAATCTAACTTAACCGTTGATGCTCAAGAATCATCGGGACGTTCTGTTAAATTTTCTTATGAAGAAAAATCAGAAAAATCGCCAATTAAAGAACAGACGTCCAGTTCGACAGAGCGCAGTCGTAATATTTCTGATGAAACAAGCGTCTTACCGCGATCGCTGCTGCGAACACTCAACCGAATTAAACGAGAAATTGACCCGAAATCTTCCGAAGCTGAGGAAGAAGTGGTTAAAACGTTTCGGACTTCTCGAGATAAAACCGCAATTTCCATTCGCTTTTTACTGATTTTAATTATTGTTCCGCTTTTAACCCATCAAATCACGAAAACTTTTGTGATTGCTCCGATCATTGAAACCTATTTCATTCATGAAGAGCAACAGGTGTTATTTATTAATCGTGATTTTGAAGAAGAAGCACTTATGGAATTACAGCACTTTGAAGAGACATTGCGCTTCCAAGAAATGTTGGGGATAAAACCGGAATTATCTGACGAAGAGATGGAAAAAAAAGTAAAAGAAAAGGCAGTGGAGATTGCTCACGAATATCGCCATCGCAGTACCAATGCCATTGAAAATATTATTGCTGATTTGTGTTCAGTCATTGCATTTGGGGCAGTGATTTATTTTAGTAAAGAACAAATTGCTGTTCTCAAATCGTTTATTGATGAATTTATTTATGGCTTAAGCGATTCGGCAAAAGCATTTATTATTATTCTGTCAACCGATATGTTTGTGGGCTATCACTCTCCTCATGGCTGGGAAGTGATTCTCGAAGAAATTGGACGACACTTCGGTTTACCGGAAAATCGAGAATTTAATTTCTTGTTTATTGCCACCTTTCCTGTGATTTTAGATACGATTTTTAAGTATTGGATTTTTCGCTATTTGAATCGGATTTCTCCTTCAGCAGTTGCAACATATCGTAACATGAATGAATAA